atgctagacaagcgctaccactgagccacaaccccagcccttgcttgGCTTCTTtacctttcccttcctcctgtaTATCCCAGGTTGTTTCTGGGTATCTTCACCTCCCACCAATGTCTTCTGAAGGCCTCTGGCTCTGCGCCATGCCCCAGGGTCTCTGCTTTCCCTCTGCTCCACCTAGCCAAGCAttccccaggctctgccttgcCTCACTCTCAGAGGCTCTTGTCCATTCCCAAGACACTACCTATCTGTGTGGACCTTGGATCTCCCCACAGCAACTTCACTCCCAGCTCCAGGGCTCCATTCCCTCCCAGTCCTGCTTGCATACAGCCCCCTTTGACTGTTGTCTCAGTGCACAGCATGACCCCACCACACCCCTACTCCCATACCACCCAGGCCAACATTCTGTCCCCCTAATGCTCCAGCATCTGGTACTTCTCTCCAACCCGCTGTCACTGCCCAGTGTGAGGATGGATCATTACCTGCTGCCCCAGGTCCACTGGCCAACCCTTGCGCACTCCCCCGCAATCCTTCTTTGTCCTTTCACGAGCAGGTCAGTCATCTCCTGACAGCCTCTGGAGGGGTGAAGTCTAAGTGTGTTGGCTGTCCCATTGAAATCTGTCTTCCATTTGGTGTGGCAGACTCGTCTTTCACAGCAACTTGTGCCCTGGGTTCCTGAAGAACTGGGCCAGAAGTCACAGCTGTCCTTCCCTGAGTGCTTGCTCAGTGCACTGAGCTCTGGTCACTCATCTAGATGCCCTTCCCTTGCTTGCCTGAGCAGCTCCTGCCCTCCTTAGGGCCCATCTCAAGCACCTCAAGTACATCTTCTCTGACCCACcagccagctctgctctctgtccctAGTCCATTTGCTTTGCTTGTGTCATTGACTATGCTTTAGGTCATGTAACTGTTACAGGAATCcatctttccttctgttttgtcATCATCTGACAGATGCCAATTCTCTGGAATGATGGACTTTAGTTCACTGCTGACTCACCTCACATGGCCCCTGGCATTCAGTTCTACTGAATTACTGAATGAATGTTGTATGTCCTGCATACAGATTCAGCCCCGAGGCTCTGAGTCCTATCTTCCACATCttctgtagttttttaaaaatattttttagttatagttggacacaatacctccaCTTCacttaatttacttttatgtggtgctgaggatcaaacccagggtctcacaagtgcgaggcgagcactctactgctgagccgcaaccccagctcCACATCTTCTGTATTTTGCCAGTCACTTGAAAACGACTTACCCCCTGGTCTGGACTTACCTATATGAACGATGAGGTGCCTACTCAAGTGTATATACTACTATAGTTCATTACCTTACACTTGGATCATCATGATCTGGTATTTATCAAATGAGAGAACTGCATCAAAATAACATAGAGCATTTGAAGAACTTCATACATACCAGAATAATCCACCACTGTTATATTAGCCTAGGTCCCTAGCCTGGGTGCTTGTTCCACACCCACAGGACTGCAAAAGTCTCTTTTCAATTTCAGTGTACTCTTCCTGCCTCTAAAGCCTACTGCCATATTTAATATACACCTAATACGCAATACTCACTCGAATTCTTAATGGCTTCCTGCTACCTAATGTTTCACGAAATCCAAATCTTACCatggtcaggcatggtggtgcatacctgtaatcccagcaactcaggaagctgaggcaggagatctcaagtttgagaccagcctaggcaatttaatgagaccctgtttcaaaaaaaggtTGGggtggctggagatgtagctcagagtaaaatgcccttggttcaatcactagtactgCCCCAGATTAACTCTTTACCTTGAGTTCCAGGGTCTCTAATAGAGCCTCTGCCTTTCTAGATGGACTTCCAACAAGCCCCTGCAGGAATCTGCCATTCAGTACCAATGGCTTCCTTGTCACATCCTGCACCCTAGCCCTTCTGTCTCCTGGATTTACACTTTTCCTTTCAAATAGCATATTATACTCCCTCTCTACTGATTGAAATCCTATACCTTTTTCAAGTCCTAGCTCAAATGCCCTTCTGCCTAGCTGTGTGTTCCTTGATGGAAGATCCAGAGCCCTCTATTCTCTAGCAGTAAGCTGTGAAATCATCAGCGCTGAGGCAGTGATAGTGGGGTAGATTTCAGGTGAGAAAAAAGGTCAGTGCTTCTTGTCTTGAAGCATTCTGACAGGCAAGGCCCATCGAGCTTAACAAGTTTACTGCAAgccaggtgcacacctgtaatcccagtggctcgggaggctgaggcaggaagattgagagttcaaagccagcctcaataacttagcaaggccctaggcaatgCAGAGAgttcctgtctctaataaaatacaaaaaggagctggagatgtggttaaGTGATTAAAtgtccccaggttcaattcccggtatcaaaaaaacaaattttattgcaGTTAATAATACAGTCAATGGGTAACTATGGTTTAACAACATGGTGATGGTATATGAAGATCTGCAACCAGTGCCTGAAGCCCTCATTCCAAATGAATACTCTCTTAACAGTTCCAATGTTAACagcaaaaaagataaagaaaacaaatatcttcaTGGCGTTACAGGTCTCTCAGCTGCAGCTGCTCCAATGCCCTGAAGAGTGGATGCTGGGGGGATTTCAGTCCATGTCTACCCTCCTGCTTGTCTTTATGGCagaatttattctcttttgtttcagCCTTTCCCGATTCATGTTTTCTATCCTGAAAACAAAAAGACCACAATGAGACCCAAATGCCCAATCAGTGCCTTTCAAAGTGGTGGGAATGGTGGGAAGCTGAGTGGGAGGCAGAACAGCCTGGTCACCAGGCGAAGATACACACCCCGTCCAGGGTGAGTCCCTGCCCCTCCTGCAGACTCTCCATGCCTGCTTGGGCCTCTTGGACTTCATcctgcctcctttctttcctgtcCAGCTCTTGCCCATGTGAATCAGTCTACACAACCTAGGACATCTTTTGGTACCTGATTCTCTGAAGTTGAGCATCTTCTTTGGATGGCTCCTTGGGCATCTGGCTGGCCTCTGCAATTATATCTCGAATTTTCTGTAGGCAATCTGCCAGATTCCGGAACTGATAGCGGCTGCTTTCGGAGGTGAGTATCAACTCTCCTTCCCTGTTGATCTTATTTTTATGCTGAAAGAACAAAAGTGGAGTTCTGCAGAGTAAAGGTTTAGAAGCCGCTGATGAATCTGCAGGGAAATAAAGGGAGAGTGGTTACCTTGAGCGCAATCTTCTGCCTCACAGGCTCTGCAATCCAGTCAGCTGTGGCCAAATGGAACCTGACTTCAGCCTTGGAATTCACTGCGGATGAAAGAAAGGAGTAGTGGTCACTGAGACTTGGGAAGATAAAGCACCCAGGGGACCAGTGACTATCCTGGAACCAAGGGAAGTCAGATACCCAGCCATGCATGTGCTGGCCTTTGTCGAAGTTGGCCATGGAACGAGCCCGCAAAGGCAGTGAGGCTCTTCAGGACAAAAAACCTTCTGGTAACTACCCATGCAATGCTCCTCTTCCAGTTTTACTGGCTTCTGTAAATAATGGGGGGAATGGGTTCCACAAGAATGAAGGAAACCTGTTCTTGGAGCTGGCTGCCAGCTCACACTGTGAGTTCTCTTTGTTTAGCTTCACAAGCCAATCCTACTCCTAGCAAGCCATAGCTGAGAGCCTGAGAATCAGACCACATTCAAAAGGATAAAGAGGATTATTATAAGCTGGTGGTATTTAAGCTTTGGCTGAAAAAAATCCCTTTATTCCACATGAATGTAAAAACAGCTCCCTCTTCAATCCCCTCTCCCAGCTAAGTTTTAAAGCAACAGAAAACACCAAGGTACCTGTACCTTTGTTTACATTCTGCCCGCCGGGACCACTACTCCGACAGTAAGATATCGTCAAGCgatctataaaatgaaaggatGCACACCCAAAGGGTTATCCCATGGCCAAATGTACAGACTGCTAACTATCAACGTAACTGTCCTTATTACACATCTCTTTCAATCACACAAGGCACACACAAATGTAGTATTCAGGCCAGTAAAGCTGTAGAGTATTTATAGATGTCAAAACTGAAATAAAGGGCAAGTACTTCCCCAAGGTCATAGAAAcagcagagaaataaaattatgactgGGTTCTGGACTGTCCTCTTCTGGTCTAACACATTCCACCAGATCCTTCTGCCCTATTTATTTGCTGTTTGTTTAAAGTTTGAACTTTTGAAAGTTCAAACTTAACCCAGACAAGTTCAAGTATCTCAAAGTGTGGTGGACAAGGAATCCCTAGGAACTGTAAGCTTCAGGAGGGCAGGACTGTGTCTGAGAATCATTGTGCGTTCCCAGAGcctaggtcaaggtcagtgctaaAAACATTTGCGGGATGAATGAGGACTTGGTCTGGAGATAGGAGCCCTCACTTTGAACACTTACGCAGCCACTGTGTGATGTTAGCAAAGTCCCAGTGCTTCtctgggttttggttttgtttacttttagtCTATAAGTTTTTTCCTTCCACTTTTATAATTAATGAAAACAGTCTAGCAGTAGCTAGGTAGTGAAGGCATGGTGGTGGGAAGGTTTCAGAAGACAAGCTGTGAACCGAAAGAGGTCTGGTAGTGAAGCACTGTGGCACCGTGGGGGCAGGTGCAGTGCTCTGTGGGCAGTGATGTCCCATCTCAGAACTGCTGCTGAGGGGCCttcctcttttgaaaaaaaaagaattaaattcttGTTCTGATCAGGTAACAAATGGTCAAGGGAATGATTCTAACATGGGGCTCTGCAACCTAGCATGTAAACACACCAGCCACCTGGGCCAGGACGAGAGCAGCAGTCTGCCTTTGCAGGAACAGAATGTGGTGAGGTCCTCCCAGAACAAGAGAGTATGGGAGGCCAGGAAGGAGTTGCTCAAGGCCACTGCCCACTGGGAAGCTGTCTATCTTCCTGGGAAGGCTGCACGAGACACTTCTCTGCCTCCAGTTCTGTTGATACATGGCTTTCCACTCCCTCCCCTCCACGCACTCTAGGGCTGAGCTGTGAGCTTTGCTGCGGCTCCTCAGCCACAGGTGTCCTATCCCATGTGTTGCAGTCTCTGGCCTCTCTGCTTTAGTGTCAGAGGAACCCCAAACCTTTGGCTACTCTCCCTTTCACTGTTTGTGGGAGGCATAGCTCTCTGACTCTAAAGGCTCACTGCTTCTTGCCAGGCCCTATGCTGACAGGTACAGAATTCTGAAGTTATgtaaatactctaccactgagccacttctctAGCCTGGTATCCAGGTCTTtgagatatacacacacatgcacactcagatAAACAGATACAAATACACAAATGTAAATACATATGTGAAAGAAAACTGACAGCTTTTAAGCTCCCCTGTACCTTCTTATTCccacaaaaatcaactcatttACTGTAAAAACTTCTATATCATGAGCACATCAGGAGGTCTGCATCTGCGGGCATACTGGGTGGTACTCCACGAGTGGTTGCCCTATTGCTCATATGCTGTTTTAAACAATGCTAGAAACTTCACTTTTACAcgctgggaatttttttttttttttactcttcatttcttgggattttttatttatttttattattacaatatatgacagtacaatgatcttgacatttcatatatttgaatgaaatggggtataatttctcatttttctgattgtacaggttgcagaatcacattgatcatacagtcacatatatacatacagcaataataatgtctattttatttatttttttttaataaacttaaaTTGGGCTGGTGAGATCTGGAAGGAACATGTGAGGGGTGGgaaatgtctttttgttgttgttgttcttattgtgctggggatcaaacctggggcctcacacaggctaggccgACACTCTACAACTAAGCTATACCACCAGCCTGAAATGAGTGGTTtggtattttttttggggggggggtcagggCAGtattggagattaaactcagggcttcATACATGGTAAGCAagcactgaactatatccccagcccttttattttatttaatttcaagttagggtttcaaaataaaagggcttgaacttgcaatcctcctgcctcactctcactcagcctcccaagtaatgGGATTACAGTCATAAGTTACTGAGCTTGGCTTAAAATGGCTGATTTTTACTAAAACAAAACCACTTACCTAGTGGGATGTCATTGCTGGCTTGCTTTGCATCATCCTGTAATGTAATATACACAGGTCACGTGGCTATCACCTGCTGGGTGACTCTTAGCTGGTCCAgagcaataaaagaaatgatggaAATCCACAGTGCAAATGTAATATGTCACTATTTTCATTTCCCCAGCAAAATCATCGCATCAGAGTAACAGAAAAAGGATCCCCCAGTCTCCAGAGGCACTAACTCAGAAACACCCCTCAGCGAAAACAGAACTGGTGTCTCTAAGCCATTCCTAGAGCTAGTTCCTTAGATAGTACAGGCACCATCAAGGGCCTGGCTCCTGCAGTGTGTGGAGGAAGCCTCCGTGTACATGTTTCAGGAGATTTCCAAGGCAACACTCTCTGCCAACCCAGAGAACAACCCTGGTGGGCCACTCTGATCTCCATATGAGACTCACATGTGAGTGGATCCACCCTGAACAGGACTTAAGGGTTCAGGTCAGACTGAACTACTCTGCCCCAGGCCTACTCACCTGCCTCTCCTGAAGCTCTTCCTCTGGCAGCAATACCCTTCAGCCTTCAATATCTTTGGGTCCCCAAGGCTCAGCATAAATACCACCAGCTCTGAGGCTTTTCTGACCCTCTAAGACAAAAGTGTCCTTACCTGTAACCCCTGCTGACTGCCTTCATTCCCTTTATCTTAGAATTATTTGGAGATGAAACCCTTAGCCTGCTTACCTCTCCCCAGACCTGAAAACCATGGGCCACACCCTCTTTCCTAAAGCTTGCGCTTCCTCTTTCTCCTAAGATATCCTCTCCAGGTTTTCCTCTAACTTCCCTGAGCCTCTTTCTCACTCTTCTTTGCTAGGTTTTTGCAACTTTTAAACACTGATATGACCctgaaacatttcttcctctttcttcatccCTCTTGTGTTGCTGATTCCCAACTTTCTGGTCCAAACCCACCTCTTTGCTTAACTCTAATCCCATGTCCCAGCAGCTACTCTGATGCCTAATGGTTGCCTCAAACCTCAGGCCTCCTCCCAGGGGACTTCCCTCTAACAATCTGAAGTAGTCTGTAATTTTTTCTACTATAGCACACTggccaattcattttttttatcttctgatATTTTCCTGATTTGCTAACTGTCTACTGCTTTTACTAGAACACAGGCTCCACCAGGCAGGGATCTTGTCTATCATGGCTGTATCTGCTATGCTTGAAATAGTAAGTACACGATAAACTTTTTGTTGAATGAAAGGACAAATGAATGTTTTTGTACTCTCTCATGCTAATAGCAAGTCAATGCTTCCATTGCCCCAGGCTTTAGACTTCAATTTCACTTATTACTTCTCATATCCAATCCATTAGCAAACCCTATGGCTTtcccttcaaaatatatttaggaTCTGACCAATTCTCAAGATTCCTATTGCTTCCACATTGCTTATCCTCTTGTCTATATTAGTGCCATCTTctagtctcctctctgtaaggcTCTACAAGTGATCCTGGTAAAATCAAGGTGCATCATTCCAATCTTCTGCTTCAAACTCTCCAACAGGTCTCTATTACATTCAGCAGAAAATTGAGGCCAATAAGCCCTAATCACAGGCCTTTCCCCAACCATCCTTCTCCTCTTTAGCTTTACTTCCTCTGAATGTCCTGTTCAGCTACAGCGCTCCAACATACTACTGCCTTAAGTGGGTTGCACTTACTGTTCCCTCTGGCTGGGATGTTTGCCTCCCCAGTATTCTCATGGCTCATTGTCTTGTTTCTTCGAGGTCTTTACTCGAATGTCACCTCTTCACTGAGGCCTTTCCAGACCACCCTAATTAAAACTGCAACCTCTGGTGCTCTCTCTTCCTTTGGGCTTTACTTTCTCCAGATACCATATTATACATTctatattacttattttttttttgcctgtctCCCTCCAGTAGACTATAAACACCACAGCattcggatttttttttttttgtttactacTCTGTGCCC
This window of the Ictidomys tridecemlineatus isolate mIctTri1 chromosome 3, mIctTri1.hap1, whole genome shotgun sequence genome carries:
- the Mrpl58 gene encoding large ribosomal subunit protein mL62 isoform X6, with the translated sequence MATAWVLRWALSRTGAWLLPPPARFPCRTLHKQDDAKQASNDIPLDRLTISYCRSSGPGGQNVNKVNSKAEVRFHLATADWIAEPVRQKIALKHKNKINREGELILTSESSRYQFRNLADCLQKIRDIIAEASQMPKEPSKEDAQLQRIRIENMNRERLKQKRINSAIKTSRRVDMD
- the Mrpl58 gene encoding large ribosomal subunit protein mL62 isoform X3, giving the protein MATAWVLRWALSRTGAWLLPPPARFPCRTLHKQVDGTEFQSIYSLDKLYPDSKGSDTAWRVPDDAKQASNDIPLDRLTISYCRSSGPGGQNVNKGTDSSAASKPLLCRTPLLFFQHKNKINREGELILTSESSRYQFRNLADCLQKIRDIIAEASQMPKEPSKEDAQLQRIRIENMNRERLKQKRINSAIKTSRRVDMD
- the Mrpl58 gene encoding large ribosomal subunit protein mL62 isoform X7, producing the protein MATAWVLRWALSRTGAWLLPPPARFPCRTLHKQDDAKQASNDIPLDRLTISYCRSSGPGGQNVNKDSSAASKPLLCRTPLLFFQHKNKINREGELILTSESSRYQFRNLADCLQKIRDIIAEASQMPKEPSKEDAQLQRIRIENMNRERLKQKRINSAIKTSRRVDMD
- the Mrpl58 gene encoding large ribosomal subunit protein mL62 isoform X1, encoding MATAWVLRWALSRTGAWLLPPPARFPCRTLHKQVDGTEFQSIYSLDKLYPDSKGSDTAWRVPDDAKQASNDIPLDRLTISYCRSSGPGGQNVNKGTVNSKAEVRFHLATADWIAEPVRQKIALKHKNKINREGELILTSESSRYQFRNLADCLQKIRDIIAEASQMPKEPSKEDAQLQRIRIENMNRERLKQKRINSAIKTSRRVDMD
- the Mrpl58 gene encoding large ribosomal subunit protein mL62 isoform X2, translated to MATAWVLRWALSRTGAWLLPPPARFPCRTLHKQVDGTEFQSIYSLDKLYPDSKGSDTAWRVPDDAKQASNDIPLDRLTISYCRSSGPGGQNVNKVNSKAEVRFHLATADWIAEPVRQKIALKHKNKINREGELILTSESSRYQFRNLADCLQKIRDIIAEASQMPKEPSKEDAQLQRIRIENMNRERLKQKRINSAIKTSRRVDMD
- the Mrpl58 gene encoding large ribosomal subunit protein mL62 isoform X5, with the translated sequence MATAWVLRWALSRTGAWLLPPPARFPCRTLHKQDDAKQASNDIPLDRLTISYCRSSGPGGQNVNKGTVNSKAEVRFHLATADWIAEPVRQKIALKHKNKINREGELILTSESSRYQFRNLADCLQKIRDIIAEASQMPKEPSKEDAQLQRIRIENMNRERLKQKRINSAIKTSRRVDMD
- the Mrpl58 gene encoding large ribosomal subunit protein mL62 isoform X4, with amino-acid sequence MATAWVLRWALSRTGAWLLPPPARFPCRTLHKQVDGTEFQSIYSLDKLYPDSKGSDTAWRVPDDAKQASNDIPLDRLTISYCRSSGPGGQNVNKDSSAASKPLLCRTPLLFFQHKNKINREGELILTSESSRYQFRNLADCLQKIRDIIAEASQMPKEPSKEDAQLQRIRIENMNRERLKQKRINSAIKTSRRVDMD